A stretch of Ipomoea triloba cultivar NCNSP0323 chromosome 13, ASM357664v1 DNA encodes these proteins:
- the LOC116001783 gene encoding AT-hook motif nuclear-localized protein 20-like: MWWGGQVGLPAAAGICSPLLTKELSLITESNNNGDNSNEESRENYDNNEEEDECREGAVLEVGTKRPRGRPPGSKNKPKPPIFVTRDTPNGLRSHVMEIAGGTDVAESIAQFARRRQRGVCVLSGNGAVANVTLRQPTAAGAAVMLQGRFEILSLAGTFLPGPSPPGATGLTVYLAGVQGQVVGGSVVGPLVAAGPVMVIAATFANATYERLPILEDDPPDSAAQFPIESPPPPPPAGADHHGLPEPSSSLPLYNLTPNLFPHGAQLSPHDAYAWQHPRLSNF, encoded by the coding sequence ATGTGGTGGGGTGGACAGGTGGGCTTGCCGGCGGCGGCGGGGATTTGCTCGCCTTTACTCACCAAAGAGCTCTCCTTGATTACCGAAAGCAACAATAATGGCGATAATAGTAATGAAGAGAGCAGAGAgaattatgataataatgaagaagaagatgagtgTAGAGAAGGGGCGGTTCTTGAAGTGGGCACAAAGCGGCCGAGGGGGCGGCCGCCGGGGTCGAAAAACAAGCCGAAACCGCCGATTTTCGTCACGCGCGACACCCCGAACGGGCTGCGGAGTCACGTGATGGAGATCGCCGGCGGGACGGACGTGGCGGAGAGCATAGCGCAGTTCGCGCGGCGGCGGCAGAGAGGCGTTTGCGTCCTCAGCGGCAACGGCGCCGTCGCCAACGTGACGCTTCGGCAGCCCACGGCGGCCGGCGCCGCCGTGATGCTGCAAGGTCGGTTCGAGATTCTGTCGTTGGCCGGGACGTTCCTCCCCGGGCCGTCCCCGCCCGGCGCCACCGGGCTCACGGTGTACTTGGCCGGCGTTCAGGGCCAGGTGGTTGGCGGGAGCGTGGTGGGCCCGCTCGTGGCCGCCGGACCCGTCATGGTCATCGCCGCCACCTTCGCTAACGCCACTTATGAAAGATTGCCGATTCTTGAAGACGACCCGCCGGACTCCGCCGCGCAATTCCCTATTGAGtcccctccgccgccgccgccggccgGAGCGGACCACCACGGCCTGCCGGAACCCTCCTCTTCCCTACCTCTATACAACCTCACACCAAATCTGTTTCCTCATGGAGCGCAATTGAGTCCTCATGATGCCTATGCTTGGCAACATCCTCGGCTCTCCAATTTCTAA